Genomic window (Allostreptomyces psammosilenae):
TGCTGTCCTGGCGCTGGCTCTTCACCGCGCCGATCGCGCTGACCGTGGTCCTGCTGGTCACCACCCGCCGACTGCTGCCCGACGCGCCCGCCGCTCCGGCCTCCGCCCCGTCCGCTCCGTCGGCCGGCAAGGGGACGACCTCCGGGCGGCTCGGCGGCCTGGACCTGCCCGGCGCCGCCCTGTGGACGGCCGGCATCATCGCCCTCAGCCTTGGCCTGGTCCACACCGGCGACCACCCCTGGAGCTCCGCCGCCGTCCTCGTCCCACTCCTCGGCGGCACGGCCCTGATCGCCGTCTTCACCCTCGTCGAACTGCGGCACGCCGATCCGCTGCTGCCCCCGCGCTTCCTCGCCCACCCGCGCCGCCTGGTCGCGCTCGCCGTCGTGCTGGCCGTCGCCGCCGGCTCCGTCGCGCTCGGATTCTTCCCCGTCCTCCAGGTGCAGCAGATCCGCGAGTGGAGCCCGGCGCGCACCTCGGCCGCCTTCGTCCCCTACGTGGTCGTGCTGGTCGCCGCCGGGCGGATCGCCGGCCGCCTGGTGCTCCGTCACGGGACCCGCGCCGTGGCGGTTGCGGGCTCCGCCACCGCCGGCGCCGGGCTGCTGCTCGGCGGCGCCACCGGCCTGGACGGCCCGTACGCCACCGACCTGCTGCCCGCCCTGCTGCTGTTCCCCGCCGGAGCCGCGGCGGCCCTCGCGGCCGTCACCGTGGCAGCCGTCTCCGGCGTGCCGCAGCGCCAGGTGGGTCTGGCGGCGGGGCTGGTGAACACGGCGATGGAGGTCGGGCCGACGGTCGGCCTGGCGGTGCTGGCCTCCGCCGCCGCGGCCCGCACCAGTGCGCTGGCCTCGGCCGGCTCCCCGCCGGCCGAGGCGGTGACCGGCGGCTACGCACTCGGGCTCGCCGTGGTCGGCGCGGCGTTGCTGCTGCTGGCCGCCGTCACCCTCCGGGTGATGCGGCCCGACCGCCCCGCCGAGACCGGGCCCCCGCCCCCTCGCTGATCCGGCGAGCGTCCGAGCCCGCCACCCGAACCTCCCTCCCGCGGAGGTCGCCGCCGACCCGGTGGCCGCTTCCGCACCATCCACCACCCACCACGCAGTGAACTCTCAACAGTGAAGGAGACGTACGTCCATGAACACCTCCCAGCGCACCGTCAACCCCGGTCGTTTCCAGTCCCGCCGCGCCCTCGTCGCCGGCGGCGGCACCGGCCTCGGACGCGTCGTGGCGCGGGCACTGGCCGCCGAGGGCGCCACGGTCGTCGTCGCCGGACGCACGGAGGCCACCCTGCGCGAGACCGTTCGGCTGATCGAGGCCGACGGCGGGCGCGCCCAGGCCGTCACCGCGGACCTCACCGACGCCGCCGACGCCCGCCGGCTGGTGGACGACGCGGTCGGTGAACTCGGCGGCCTGGACGTCGCGGTCAACGCCGTCGGCATCCTGCGCGGCGCCGGCCAGGCCGTCGCGGACATCGCCGAGGAGGACTGGGACGCCATGCTGGCGGCCAACGTGACCGGAACCTGGCTCTTCCTCCGGGAGGTCGTCCGCGCCATGCGGGCCTCGGGCGGTGGCGCGATCGTCACCGTCTCCTCCGACCTCGGGCCGCACATCCGCATCCCCGGCATGGGCGCGTACGCGGCGACCAAGGCGGCGGTGAGCGCGCTGACCCGCGCCGCCGCGCGCGACCACATTGCCGAGGGCATCCGCATCAACGCGGTCAGCCCCGGGGCCCTGGACACGCCGATGTCGCTGCAGCCGGGGGAGACCGAGGCCGAGCGGGCACTGCGGATGAAGGAGCAGAGCCCGCTCGGGCGGGTCGGCACCCTGGAGGAGGTGGCGTCCGCCATCCTCCACCTGGCCTCGGAGGAGTCCGGCTACACCGTCGGGGCGGACCTGGTCATCGACGGCGGCGCCGCGGCCTGAGGCGGCCTGAGGCGGGCTGAGCGGGCTGAGGCGGGCCGGGCGCCTGAAGGTGCCGTGGTGGGGCCCGGGACCGCGGTGCCGGGATGCGGCGGGACCTTCCCGGCGTGGTCCCCTCGGGTGCGGGCACTTGAGGGGACCACGCCGAGGGAGGAACGTTTCCCCCCTTCCCCCCATTGGGGGGCGCGAGGTCCCCTTCTTCAGGATCCCATGAGGGCGTTGCTGGCGGGAGGTCCCAAATCTGTCCTGTGGACAACTCCGGGTCCGGACATGGCATCCCGGCAGCTCATGGCATCCCGGCAGCTCATGGCATCCCGGTAGCTCATGGCATCCCGGTAGCTCATGGCAACTCGGCGGCTCATGGCATCTCGGGTAGGTCATGGCATCCCGGTAGCCCATGACATCCCGGTAACTCATGGCATGCCGTCGGGAGTGGCGTGGCCACTCCCGACGGCATGCCTGCGTTGGTGTCCAGGGACGCGCGGCTACGCCCCCGCGGGATGGCCTCCACCGCGCCCGCGCCCTACGGCAGCACCGAGCCGGTGGGAGACCGGTGCCCCGCCCGTACGGTGCGACGCCCCTCGGACGGTCAGCCCGCCCGGCGAGCCGGCGTTACCGGGTTGAGCCGGATCAGGGTGGCGCCGTACGCGACGATCCACACCACCCACATCAGCCACCCCGCGAGGCCCAGCAGTCCGAGAGGGCCCGCGTGCTCCACGACCAGGGGGGTGAGGGTGGCCGAGGTGAACAGCAGAGCTGCTGACAGCAGCCCCAGCGCACCGTGCCAGCCTCGGATCAGCCCGGCGTTCCGGCCGGCCACGGTGAGTCCGATGAGGGCGAGTGCGAGGAAGGTGCCGTTGAGGGTGAACAGCGCGTCGTGCAACGCCCAGAGTCCCGAGGTGGCGCCGGTGTCCTCGCCGGCCGTGGTGGTGAGCGCCAGGCGGATCGCGATGACCCCGGCGAAGGTGGCGTTCTGCAGGACCAGGCCGGCGAATCCGAGCAGTGACCATCCCTCGCCTCGATCGCGCTCGGACGGCCGCAGCGCGCAGACCGCGCCTGCTCCGAACACCGTGGCCAGGGCCCAGGCGGCGGGGGTGAGCGCGGACCCGACACCGACCACGTCGTCCCGTGTGCCGAAGAACGCCTCCACATCCCCGATGTCGGCGCCGGTGGCGGGCAGGCCGGCGGGGAGCGCGATGACGTTGGCGAAGACGATCATGAAGGCGAAACCGAGGGCCGCCATGCCGCTGATCCGGGAGAAGCTCATGGCGGTCGCCCCGGGTGATTGACGTAACATGTATTCATTATAGGCAGCGTAAAACCAATAGGGGGCAAGCCATGAGCGCGGAGTCGGAGCCGCAGTCGGGTCCGGAGTCCGGTCGGCGCCGCTATGACTCGCTGCGCCGGACGGCGCAGGCGCAGGAGACCCGCGCGGAGATCGCCCGCGCCGCCCGCCGGTTGTTCGTCTCCCAGGGGTGGGCGGCGACGACCGTGCGGGACGTGGCGCGGGAGGCGCGGGTCTCCGTGCCCACGGTCTACGCGTCGTACGGGAACAAGACGGGGCTGGCCCTCGCCCTGGCCGACGCGGCGGACCTGTCGGCCGACGCGTCCCGCATGCTCGCTGAGCTCGAGGCTCCGGCGGCGAATCCCGAGCGGCAACTGGCCGCGATGGCCGCCTATGACCGACGGCTGTTCGAACGCGCGGGCGACGTCATCACGCTGGTGCGCGAGGCGGGTCGCACCGAGCCGGAGTTGGCGACGCTCTACCGCGACGCCCGCCGCCGGGGCGACGGGACGCGGATCCAGGTGTTCTCCTCCTGGCCGCCCGGCGTCCTCCGAGCGGGCCTGGACGTGCGGTCCGCCGTGGACGTCTACGCGGCCGTGTGCAACATCGACGTCTACACCGTGCTCACCGTGGAACGCGGCTGGTCACCCGATCGGGTCGAGCGGTGGTGGAGCGAGGCGCTGGCCCGCGAACTGCTGAACTGAGCGACACGCGGGCGGCGGTCGGTACCCCGAACGGCCGAGGGGCATGGCCTACGCTCCCGGTGCATGGCACGCGTGCTGCTCGTCGAGGACGATCCCTCCGTCGGCCCCGCGCTCGCCCGGGAACTGGCCGCCGCCGCGCACACCGTGCACCTCGTCGGCACCGCGATGCGGGCGCTGGGTGAGGTGGCCCGTGCCGAGTACGACGTCGTCGTGCTGGACGTGGCCCCGCCCGACGCCGACGGCACGCAGGTGCTGCGGATGGTCCGGCGGATGAGCGACGTGGCCGTGATCGTCGCGACCGACCGTGACGACGAGACGGAGGCGGAGCGCCTGCGCCTCGCGGGCGCCGACGCCCACCTGCCCCGCCCGCTCTCCGGCGACCGCCTCGCCGACGGGATCGCCGCAGTGCTGGGGCGCATCGGTGGTTCGCTCACCTCCGGCCCCGCCCCGCGGCTGGTGCTGCGGGTGGGCGCGTTGGCGGTGGACGTGGACCGCAGGCAGGCCTCCCTCGACGGGGTGCCCCTGGACCTCACCCGCCGCGAGTTCGATCTGCTCGCCCACCTCGCCGCGCGTCCGGGGACGGTCGTGTCCCGTCGTGAGCTGTTCGGCGCGGTCTGGCGGCGTGGCTGCGGCGGTGAGCAGACCGTCGACGTACACCTGTCATGGCTACGACGAAAACTCGGGGAGAACGCCTCCGCCCCGCGCTACCTGCACACCGTGCGGGGAGTCGGCGTGAAGCTCCAGGCGCCGACCGGGGACGACGCGGACTGATGCCACCGCCGCCCGGGTCGGGACGGCTTCGGCGCCCCCGGGCGCAGCGGACGCCTGTGCGACCGGGCGCGACCAGTAGGCTGGCGGCCGCTCCCGTCGTACCCTTGCGGGAGCGGTGTCGGATGAGAGAGATGGACTTGTCGTGACTGTGGCGTTCTCGATCGCGTTGATCGTGTTCAGCGGGTTGCTTGTCCTGTTGGTGCTCATGCACAAGGGCAAGGGCGGCGGCCTGTCCGACATGTTCGGCGGCGGCATGCAGTCCGCGGCGGGCGGCTCCTCGGTGGCCGAGCGCAACCTCGACCGCATCACCATCGTCGTCGGGGTGCTCTGGTTCGCGTGCGTCGTGGTGCTCGGCCTGCTCACCTCGGTGTCCTCCTGAAACGGACCGGCGAGGCGGACTCGGGCGGGGGCCCGGCGGCATCATGCCGCCGGGCCCCCGCCCCTTTTCCGTTGTCGGAACGTTTTCCCGCGCCCGGATCCGCCGGGCCGTGCCCAGCACCTCCGACACGCTCTTAAACTGGTGCGGCGCCGAAGCCACACCGGACGGTGGCCGTTGCGCGCGGACCGGTCTGTAACGGTCGGGCGTCCATCGGCGATGGCACATCACCAGACAAAGGCGCGGATTGAGCGCATCACACGACGGCCGGGCCTCGGGGGCACGGCGGCGTATCGCAGGATTACGCAGGGAGTTAGACCGTGGCAAGTGGCAATGCCATCCGTGGGAGCCGCGTCGGCGCGGGTCCGATGGGAGAGGCCGAGCGCGGGGAGTCGGCCCCGCGCATCCGGATCCCGTTCTGGTGCGCGAACGGGCACGAGACGAGGCCGAGCTTCGCATCTGACGCGCAGGTCCCCGACACCTGGGACTGCCCCCGGTGCGGGTTCCCGGCTGGTCAGGACCGCGCCAACCCGCCGGCCCCGCCGCGGAACGAGCCCTACAAGACCCACCTGGCCTACGTGCGGGAACGCCGCAGCGACGCCGACGGTGAGGCGATCCTGGCGGAGGCCCTGGCCAAGCTGCGCGGCGAGGCCTGATCCGGCGTAGCCGGCTCGGGCAGCCGGCTCGGGCCGGCCGTCAGGACGGCCGTCAGGACGGCCGTCAGGACGGCCGTCAGGACGGCTGGTCGGACGGAGCCGGCCGGCGGACCTGGTCGGGTGGGACCGGCCGGAGGGGCGGGCGGGCGGAAGGCCGAGGCGCCGTCAGCGCCTCGGGTACCGGGGCCGATCGCCGGCCCGTCCGCTCGCCCGGCCGCCGGGGCCGATGCCTACCCACCTGGCCGTCCGCCGCGAGCCCCGTCCGTCACGGGGCGGGCTCGCGCGGATAGCGCATCAGCAGGCTGGCCACCACGTCCTCCGGGCCGACGGCCTGGTAGGTGTGCGGCACGTCGGCCGCCCAGCTGATGTGCTCTCCGACGCCGGCCACCGACGGGGCGTCGGCCGGCCCGGCGCGCAGCAGTCCGGCGAAGACCGTGACGTGCTCGGTGACGCCACGCTGGTGCGGCTGCGAGACCTGCGTGAAGCCGGCCGCCACCCGCATCCGGTACAGCTCGTAGGTGACCGTCGCGTCGTCGAAGACCTGGAGCAGCGTCACCTCCACCGCCGCGCCGTGCATGACCGGCGCCGGCTCCCCTGCCGTCCCCGGCGGGGTGAGCAGCGCGGTGAGGGGCACCCCCAGGCCGGCCGAGACGGCCTGGAGGGTCTCCAGGGTCGGGTTGCGGGTGCCGTTCTCCAGGCCGGACAGCGTCGCCTTGCCCACGCCCGCGCGCCGGGCCAGCGCGGAGAGTGAGACGCCGCGCTCCTGACGCAGTCGGCGCAGCCGCCGCCCGGCCTCGTGCGTGCCGACGTCCGGCGCGGGCCGCGGCGGTCCGGGGCGCGGTGGGCTCGATTCCATGGCGCTATGGTGCAGCACTCCGCCGTTGTTCCGTTTGCGGAACGGTGGCGGCGTGCTGCAGCATAGCCATCGTTCCGTTTACGGAACGCCGCGCGGCTCGCCATGCCGCCATGCCGCCAAGCCGCCGTGACAGCCCGTGACACCCGGGGGGACGGATGACACGCCTGCTCCAACCCATCCTGGCCGGGGTGGTCACCGCCCTGGTCGGCTTCGCCAGCTCCTTCACCATCGTGCTCGCCGGTCTGCAGGCGGTCGGCGCCGACCCGCGGGAGGCGGCCTCCGGCCTGTTCGCGCTCTGCCTGGGCATCGGCGTGGTGTCCGTGGGGCTGAGCCTGCGCCACCGCGTCCCGGTGACGATCGCCTGGTCGACGCCGGGCGCCGCCCTGCTGGTGTCCACCGGCGCGGTACCGGGAGGCTTCCCCGCCGCCGTCGGCGCCTTCCTCGCCTGCGGTCTGCTGGTCATCGCCGCCGGACTGCTCCCCGCCCTCGGACGGTGGATCGCCGCCATTCCGCGGCCGGTGGCCAGCGCCATGCTGGCCGGGGTGCTGCTGGGGCTGTGCGTCGCCCCGGTCCGCGCACTCGTCGAGGTCCCGACGATGGCCGGACCGGTCGTCGTGACCTGGGCGCTGCTGACCCGGTTCGCCCCGCGCTGGGCGGTTCCCGGCGCGCTCGTCGTCGCCGTGGTGGCGATCGCGGTCAACGCGCCCGCCGACGGCTTGGCCGGCGCCGACCCCCGCCTGGTGATCGAGCCGACCGCGCCGGCCTGGAGCCCCTCGGCGCTGGTGAGCGTGGCGCTGCCGCTGTTCCTGGTCACCATGGCCTCGCAGAACGTCCCCGGCATGGCGGTGCTCGCCGGGTACGGCTACCGGCCACCGCTGCGCGGCGTGCTGCTCGGCACCGGGCTCGCCACCGCCGTGGCCGCGCCGCTGGGCGGGCACGCGGTGAACCTGGCCGCCATCACCGCCGCCTTGGCCGCCGGCCCGGACGCCCACCCCGACCGGGGGCGCCGCTG
Coding sequences:
- a CDS encoding MFS transporter, with the protein product MTTARQRDTAAPDATGAAAGAGAGARTSAEAGTEAAPEAASQRHARHPRAAYALLATTQILLIFTITMLSVPLPALQRQFHLSPADLVLLTAAYGLTFSGLLLLGGRLTDRYGPRRTLLAGAALFGTAATAAALAPDATVLLTARFTQGAGAALLAPAAMAALPTLFPDPTRLRRATATWGGLAVIGAATGNLLSGPVTSLLSWRWLFTAPIALTVVLLVTTRRLLPDAPAAPASAPSAPSAGKGTTSGRLGGLDLPGAALWTAGIIALSLGLVHTGDHPWSSAAVLVPLLGGTALIAVFTLVELRHADPLLPPRFLAHPRRLVALAVVLAVAAGSVALGFFPVLQVQQIREWSPARTSAAFVPYVVVLVAAGRIAGRLVLRHGTRAVAVAGSATAGAGLLLGGATGLDGPYATDLLPALLLFPAGAAAALAAVTVAAVSGVPQRQVGLAAGLVNTAMEVGPTVGLAVLASAAAARTSALASAGSPPAEAVTGGYALGLAVVGAALLLLAAVTLRVMRPDRPAETGPPPPR
- a CDS encoding SDR family NAD(P)-dependent oxidoreductase; translated protein: MNTSQRTVNPGRFQSRRALVAGGGTGLGRVVARALAAEGATVVVAGRTEATLRETVRLIEADGGRAQAVTADLTDAADARRLVDDAVGELGGLDVAVNAVGILRGAGQAVADIAEEDWDAMLAANVTGTWLFLREVVRAMRASGGGAIVTVSSDLGPHIRIPGMGAYAATKAAVSALTRAAARDHIAEGIRINAVSPGALDTPMSLQPGETEAERALRMKEQSPLGRVGTLEEVASAILHLASEESGYTVGADLVIDGGAAA
- a CDS encoding 2-oxoglutarate/malate transporter, with amino-acid sequence MLRQSPGATAMSFSRISGMAALGFAFMIVFANVIALPAGLPATGADIGDVEAFFGTRDDVVGVGSALTPAAWALATVFGAGAVCALRPSERDRGEGWSLLGFAGLVLQNATFAGVIAIRLALTTTAGEDTGATSGLWALHDALFTLNGTFLALALIGLTVAGRNAGLIRGWHGALGLLSAALLFTSATLTPLVVEHAGPLGLLGLAGWLMWVVWIVAYGATLIRLNPVTPARRAG
- a CDS encoding TetR/AcrR family transcriptional regulator; the protein is MSAESEPQSGPESGRRRYDSLRRTAQAQETRAEIARAARRLFVSQGWAATTVRDVAREARVSVPTVYASYGNKTGLALALADAADLSADASRMLAELEAPAANPERQLAAMAAYDRRLFERAGDVITLVREAGRTEPELATLYRDARRRGDGTRIQVFSSWPPGVLRAGLDVRSAVDVYAAVCNIDVYTVLTVERGWSPDRVERWWSEALARELLN
- a CDS encoding response regulator transcription factor: MARVLLVEDDPSVGPALARELAAAAHTVHLVGTAMRALGEVARAEYDVVVLDVAPPDADGTQVLRMVRRMSDVAVIVATDRDDETEAERLRLAGADAHLPRPLSGDRLADGIAAVLGRIGGSLTSGPAPRLVLRVGALAVDVDRRQASLDGVPLDLTRREFDLLAHLAARPGTVVSRRELFGAVWRRGCGGEQTVDVHLSWLRRKLGENASAPRYLHTVRGVGVKLQAPTGDDAD
- the secG gene encoding preprotein translocase subunit SecG, with the protein product MAFSIALIVFSGLLVLLVLMHKGKGGGLSDMFGGGMQSAAGGSSVAERNLDRITIVVGVLWFACVVVLGLLTSVSS
- a CDS encoding RNA polymerase-binding protein RbpA, translating into MGEAERGESAPRIRIPFWCANGHETRPSFASDAQVPDTWDCPRCGFPAGQDRANPPAPPRNEPYKTHLAYVRERRSDADGEAILAEALAKLRGEA
- a CDS encoding helix-turn-helix domain-containing protein, encoding MESSPPRPGPPRPAPDVGTHEAGRRLRRLRQERGVSLSALARRAGVGKATLSGLENGTRNPTLETLQAVSAGLGVPLTALLTPPGTAGEPAPVMHGAAVEVTLLQVFDDATVTYELYRMRVAAGFTQVSQPHQRGVTEHVTVFAGLLRAGPADAPSVAGVGEHISWAADVPHTYQAVGPEDVVASLLMRYPREPAP
- a CDS encoding benzoate/H(+) symporter BenE family transporter, yielding MTRLLQPILAGVVTALVGFASSFTIVLAGLQAVGADPREAASGLFALCLGIGVVSVGLSLRHRVPVTIAWSTPGAALLVSTGAVPGGFPAAVGAFLACGLLVIAAGLLPALGRWIAAIPRPVASAMLAGVLLGLCVAPVRALVEVPTMAGPVVVTWALLTRFAPRWAVPGALVVAVVAIAVNAPADGLAGADPRLVIEPTAPAWSPSALVSVALPLFLVTMASQNVPGMAVLAGYGYRPPLRGVLLGTGLATAVAAPLGGHAVNLAAITAALAAGPDAHPDRGRRWIASVTAGVTMVLLGLGAGLATALVLLSPPVLIEAVAGLALLSALASAISAAVAEPAGREAAVVTFVVTASGMSLFGVGAAFWGLVAGGLMLLLRRPGRPAPARRRRDDAGTRAASDTAGPSEATDPSEATDPSEATDPSEATGTSGTTDTAATAAAGPPSGVDRPRRGGIADGN